The proteins below come from a single Vanessa tameamea isolate UH-Manoa-2023 chromosome 15, ilVanTame1 primary haplotype, whole genome shotgun sequence genomic window:
- the LOC135193662 gene encoding KAT8 regulatory NSL complex subunit 3, which yields MVMATDVLYAEQQVRHEEPEVDGEIGEATALHEQLVRHVLAVSGELESRSDVWGEHSYARAHGHATNSQVRALLPEPDPDLEPDDVIDVQAEQRRPPAPPLDECEDELDDEVGDDDDADDDWEERLVALAPSAAHVRLANVALSALRDLRLERLAGPRGRWARREGARAAARRLRGALAAHWAGGAGWLHAALGACLPRSLGALYAELATELRRALPRLADRLPMPRPASPYVDPLSAVNERRSASEPGPWLAWAPGGCEAEDERWVRRLGAALHTRRLRSAPDAGPAPPDRWCAAVAHDARSALGDLLTEAGRRAVILGGAGAGASLAAWLAAGAGATARVRGLLLLAPPLLTAEGPRDCPDDVLEEVEVPLLAVVGGGAAQCWRGAAAEVASRFGAAERGARAARRVLLLAGADDALRLPRSHRRRLRLPQQALDAAVAEECARWAAEAAEGPTGGPGGAAVLAGGGAGARRRGAEGEAARAAPGASRSVDVIEGRVVSRVSGGSPLALLPPRRVESRPEPRPEPRADALAVADIMQLPIVFADDDPAAARTLADAGLAPDASPLTVTSGAPGETRDERSRRRRGAGGGALRYTRVIVAKRGAARPAARAARPPARPPARPVLLRRRAPPAPAAPPADCTEIDY from the exons ATGGTGATGGCGACGGATGTCTTGTACGCTGAGCAACAAGTTAGGCATGAG GAACCAGAGGTTGACGGGGAAATTGGGGAAGCAACAGCTCTGCATGAGCAACTCGTGAGACATGTACTGGCAGTCAGCGGGGAGTTA GAGTCGCGGTCAGACGTATGGGGCGAACACTCCTACGCCCGAGCCCACGGCCACGCGACCAACTCGCAAGTCCGCGCTCTCCTGCCCGAGCCCGACCCCGACCTCGAGCCCGACGACGTCATCGACGTCCAAGCGGAACAGCGCAGACCGCCCGCTCCTCCGCTCGACGAATGCGAGGACGAGCTCGACGACGAGGTCGGCGACGACGACGACGCGGACGACGACTGGGAGGAAAGACTGGTGGCCCTCGCGCCGAGCGCGGCGCACGTGCGACTCGCCAACGTGGCGCTGAGCGCGCTGCGCGACCTGCGCCTCGAGCGCCTGGCCGGGCCGCGCGGGCGCTGGGCGCGGCGCGAgggcgcgcgggcggcggcgcggcgcctGCGCGGGGCGCTCGCCGCGCACTGGGCCGGCGGCGCGGGCTGGCTGCACGCCGCGCTCGGCGCGTGTCTGCCGCGCTCGCTGGGCGCGCTGTACGCGGAGCTGGCGACGGAGCTGCGGCGCGCCCTGCCGCGCCTCGCCGACCGCCTGCCGATGCCGCGCCCCGCGTCGCCCTACGTCGACCCGCTCTCGGCTGTTAACG AGCGGCGATCGGCTAGCGAGCCGGGGCCTTGGCTCGCCTGGGCGCCGGGAGGGTGCGAAGCCGAGGACGAGCGGTGGGTGCGGCGTCTCGGGGCGGCGCTGCACACGCGCCGGCTCCGCAGCGCGCCCGACGCGGGGCCCGCGCCGCCCGACCGCTGGTGCGCGGCGGTGGCTCACGACGCGCGCTCCGCCCTGGGCGACCTGCTGACGGAGGCCGG GCGCCGCGCGGTGATCCTCGGCGGCGCGGGGGCGGGGGCGTCGCTGGCGGCGTGGttggcggcgggcgcgggggcgACGGCGCGCGTGCGCGGGCTGCTGCTGCTGGCGCCGCCGCTGCTCACGGCCGAGGGGCCGCGCGATTGCCCCGACGACGTGCTGGAGGAG GTGGAGGTGCCGCTGCTGGCGGTGgtgggcggcggcgcggcgcagTGCTGGCGCGGCGCGGCGGCCGAGGTGGCGAGCCGCTTCGGCGCGGCGGAGCgcggcgcgcgggcggcgcggcgcgtgCTGCTGCTGGCGGGCGCAGACGACGCGCTGCGCCTGCCGCGCTCGCACCGCCGACGCCTGCGTCTCCCGCAGCAAGCGCTGGACGCCGCCGTAGCC GAGGAGTGCGCGCGCTGGGCGGCGGAAGCGGCGGAGGGGCCAACGGGGGGCCCGGGAGGCGCTGCGGTGCTGGCGGGTGGCGGGGCGGGGGcccggcggcgcggcgcggagggcgaggcggcgcgcgcggcgcccGG aGCCTCCCGGTCGGTAGACGTAATTG AGGGCCGCGTCGTGTCCCGCGTGTCCGGGGGCTCCCCGCTGGCGCTCCTGCCGCCGCGCCGCGTCGAGTCGCGCCCCGAGCCGCGCCCCGAGCCGCGCGCCGACGCGCTCGCCGTCGCCGACATCATGCAGCTGCCCATCGTGTTCGCCGACGACGACCCCGCCGCCGCGCGCACGCTCGCGG ACGCCGGTCTCGCGCCCGACGCCAGCCCGCTCACCGTGACCAGCGGCGCGCCGGGCGAGACACGCGACGAGCGCTCGCGGCGccggcgcggcgcgggcggcggcgcgctgCGCTACACGCGCGTCATCGTGGCCAAGCGCGGCGCCGCCCgccccgccgcccgcgccgcgcgccccCCCGCGCGCCCGCCCGCGCGCCCCGTGCTGCTGCGGCGCCGCGCTCCCCCCGCGCctgccgcgccgcccgccgacTGTActgaaattgattattaa
- the LOC113391538 gene encoding potassium voltage-gated channel protein eag-like, producing the protein MPGGRRGLVAPQNTFLENIIRRSSSQPDSSFLLANAQIVDYPIVYCNETFCKMSGYNRAEVMQKSCRCTWMYGELTEKEAVERVDRALDHHLADQFEILLYKKNRTPLWLLVHVAPIRNERELVVLFLLTFRDITALKQPIDADDPKGGLSKFAKLARSVTRSRSVLVSALPALKEPARQSQLAHVMSLSGDVLPQYRQEAPKTPPHILLHYCAFKAIWDWIILCLTFYTAIMVPYNVAFKNKTSEDVSLLVIDSIVDVVFFIDIVLNFHTTFVGPGGEVVSDPKVIRKNYFKSWFLIDLLSCLPYDVFNAFDHDEDGIGSLFSALKVVRLLRLGRVVRKLDRYLEYGAAMLILLLCFYMLVAHWLACVWYSIGRSDADSGLQYSWLWKLANVTQSPYSYVWSNESDGPELVNGPSRKTMYVTALYFTMTCMTSVGFGNVAAETDNEKIFTICMMIVAALLYATIFGHVTTIIQQMTSATAKYHDMLNNVREFMKLHEVPKALSERVMDYVVSTWAMTKGLDTDKVLNYCPKDMKADICVHLNRKVFNEHPAFRLASDGCLRALAMHFHMSHSAPGDLLYHTGESIDSLCFIVTGSLEVIQDDEVVAILGKGDVFGDSFWKDSAVGQSAANVRALTYCDLHTIKRDRLLEVLDFYQAFANSFARNLTLTYNLRHRLIFRKVADVRRERELMERRKREPQLEQAQDHLVRKIFSRFRRERSVAATPAPAPARAPSLVAPPPDAERGDGTSTTSASNGAAEESKTAPSGGTAAARGKWGRLLAGGSLDAPDAPRAAFTRSLSARDRSAPPDAAGVAALSLKTTFGRGRAGSVLGAAARREPIDEETDDRKVTPAPAPASTPAAAPTTPAPSPAPAAAPVPAPVAAPVPAPALPAPTVTSSHDAALAELRRDVRNEVQRLQQKLGRVEDLLTMLAARLGADPSDTTADPAERAERAERNERLERSERADRNDRGERTERTERLDRTDSAALARKRRTKARSKGAAPQVPTPTTPGESPGSPAGAAARRRDFV; encoded by the exons ATGCCGGGCGGCCGGCGGGGGCTCGTGGCCCCGCAGAACACCTTCCTCGAGAATATCATCCGCCGCTCGTCCTCACAGC CAGACAGCAGCTTCCTGTTGGCCAACGCGCAGATCGTAGACTACCCCATCGTATACTGCAACGAAACTTTCTGCAAAATGAGCGGCTACAACCGCGCAGAGGTCATGCAGAAGTCTTGCCG CTGCACGTGGATGTACGGCGAGCTGACGGAGAAGGAGGCGGTGGAGCGCGTGGACCGCGCGCTGGACCACCACCTCGCGGACCAGTTCGAAATACTACTATATAAGAAGAACC GCACGCCGCTGTGGCTGCTGGTACACGTGGCGCCCATCCGCAACGAGCGCGAGTTGGTGGTCCTGTTTCTGCTCACTTTCCGCGACATCACTGCTCTTAAGCAGCCTATCGACGCCGATGACCCTAAGGGAG GTCTGTCGAAGTTCGCAAAGTTGGCGCGCAGCGTGACGCGCTCGCGCTCGGTGCTGGTGTCGGCGCTGCCCGCGCTCAAGGAGCCGGCGCGCCAGAGCCAGCTCGCCCAT GTGATGTCGCTGTCGGGCGACGTGCTACCGCAGTATCGGCAGGAGGCTCCTAAGACTCCACCACACATCCTGCTGCACTACTGCGCCTTTAAGGCGATCTGGGACTGGATCATACTTTGCCTCACGTTTTACACCGCCATCATGGTCCCGTACAACGTTGCCTTTAAAAACAAGACTAGCGAGGATGTTTCTCTTCTCGTCATCGATTCTATTGTTGACGTTGTGTTTTTCATAGACATTGTACTTAATTTTCACACAACGTTTGTGGGACCCGGCGGTGAGGTCGTCAGCGACCCTAAAGTCATCCGCAAGAATTACTTCAAATCGTGGTTCCTTATTGACCTGCTCTCCTGCCTGCCTTATGATGTCTTTAACGCGTTCGACCACGACGAAGAT GGTATAGGCAGTCTGTTCAGCGCGCTGAAGGTAGTACGGCTGCTACGGCTGGGGCGTGTGGTGCGGAAGCTGGACCGCTACCTCGAGTACGGCGCGGCGATGCTCATCCTACTGCTGTGCTTCTACATGCTGGTTGCACACTGGCTCGCCTGCGTCTGGTACAGCATCGGCCGCTCCGATGCTGACTCCGGCCTCCAGTACTCCTGGCTGTGGAAACTAGCTAACGTCACCCAGAGCCCCTACTCGTACGTCTGGTCGAATGAGTCCGACGGACCCGAGCTAGTTAACGGGCCGTCGCGCAAGACCATGTACGTCACCGCCCTCTACTTCACTATGACCTGTATGACCTCCGTGGGCTTCGGCAACGTCGCCGCCGAGACCGATAACGAGAAGATCTTCACCATCTGCATGATGATCGTAGCAG CCCTGCTTTATGCGACGATATTCGGACACGTGACCACCATCATACAGCAGATGACGTCCGCGACGGCTAAGTATCATGACATGCTCAACAACGTTCGGGAGTTCATGAAACTACACGAGGTTCCTAAAGCGCTCAGCGAGCGCGTCATGGACTACGTGGTATCCACGTGGGCGATGACCAAGGGCCTCGACACGGATAAg GTGCTGAATTACTGCCCAAAAGATATGAAAGCCGATATTTGCGTGCATCTAAATCGCAAAGTGTTTAACGAGCACCCGGCCTTCCGCCTCGCGTCGGACGGCTGTCTGCGCGCGCTGGCAATGCACTTCCACATGTCGCATTCCGCGCCCGGCGACCTGCTGTACCACACCGGCGAGTCCATCGATTCGCTTTGCTTCATCGTCACCGGCAGTCTCGAAGTCATTCAGGACGACGAGGTGGTAGCGATACTCG GCAAAGGTGACGTATTTGGAGACTCGTTCTGGAAAGACAGTGCAGTGGGCCAGTCCGCGGCCAACGTACGCGCGCTCACCTACTGCGACCTACACACTATTAAGCGCGACCGCCTACTCGAGGTTCTCGATTTCTATCAGGCGTTCGCAAACAGTTTTGCTAGAAATCTCACGCTGACTTACAATTTGCGGCATCGTTTAATATTTCGAAAG GTGGCGGACGTCCGACGTGAACGTGAGCTGATGGAGCGGCGGAAACGAGAGCCACAGCTGGAGCAGGCGCAGGACCATCTCGTGCGCAAGATCTTCTCGCGTTTTCGTCGCGAGCGCAGCGTGGCCGCCACCCCCGCCCCCGCGCCTGCGCGCGCGCCCTCTCTCGTCGCGCCGCCGCCGGACGCCGAGCGCGGCGACG GTACGAGCACTACGAGTGCGTCAAACGGCGCCGCAGAGGAGAGCAAGACGGCCCCGAGCGGCGGCACGGCGGCGGCTCGCGGCAAGTGGGGCCGACTGCTGGCGGGCGGTTCTCTGGACGCGCCCGACGCGCCGCGCGCCGCATTTACGCGCTCGCTCAGCGCCCGCGACCGCTCCGCGCCGCCCGACGCCGCCGGTGTGGCCGCCCTCTCGCTCAag ACGACATTTGGACGAGGACGAGCTGGGAGTGTGTTAGGAGCGGCGGCACGCCGAGAACCCATAGACGAAGAAACCGATGACCGAAAAGTTACCCCAGCACCGGCTCCAGCATCAACTCCAGCAGCTGCGCCCACCACGCCTGCGCCGTCACCCGCTCCCGCTGCCGCACCCGTTCCCGCTCCCGTTGCCGCTCCCGTTCCCGCGCCTGCGCTGCCAGCTCCTACCGTGACCTCGTCGCACGACGCTGCATTGGCGGAATTACGGCGTGACGTACGAAACGAAGTCCAACGACTTCAACAAAAG ttggGTCGAGTCGAAGATCTTTTGACGATGCTCGCGGCGCGCCTTGGGGCCGACCCTAGCGACACGACCGCCGACCCCGCCGAGCGCGCCGAGCGCGCCGAGCGGAACGAGCGTCTGGAGCGTTCGGAGCGCGCAGACCGCAACGATCGTGGCGAACGAACCGAGCGCACCGAAAGGCTCGACAGAACTGACTCCGCCGCGCTCGCCAGGAAACGACGCACTAAG GCACGGAGCAAAGGCGCCGCCCCTCAGGTTCCGACGCCGACGACGCCGGGCGAGTCCCCGGGCAGcccggcgggcgcggcggcgcgaAGGCGCGACTTCGTGTAG